From Pandoraea vervacti, the proteins below share one genomic window:
- a CDS encoding Smr/MutS family protein, translated as MSKKPPKLSLSDLNGLRDALASQSAAREAERIAAAKRAAQAKRDANVFRDSIGDIAPLTRKGSANRVEHPRFPPDPVARQTQEDEAAVLHESLSDEFDPEALLDTDDRLSYRRPGISHDAVLKLQRGDWVVQAQIDLHGMRRDEAREALSAFLHDAVKRGLRCVRVIHGKGLGSVNREPVLKDKVRGWLAQKNEVLAWAQAQGRDGGGGALVVLLQASQSRASRPGD; from the coding sequence ATGAGCAAGAAGCCACCGAAACTCAGCCTCAGCGATCTGAACGGCTTGCGCGACGCGCTTGCCAGTCAGAGCGCAGCCCGCGAAGCCGAGCGCATTGCCGCCGCGAAGCGCGCCGCCCAGGCCAAGCGCGACGCCAACGTGTTCCGCGACAGCATTGGCGACATTGCGCCGCTCACCCGCAAAGGCTCGGCCAATCGCGTCGAGCATCCGCGCTTCCCGCCGGACCCTGTCGCCCGCCAGACCCAGGAAGACGAAGCGGCCGTGCTGCATGAGTCCCTGTCCGACGAATTCGACCCCGAGGCGCTGCTCGATACGGACGACCGCCTCTCGTACCGTCGGCCCGGCATCAGCCACGATGCCGTGCTCAAGCTGCAACGCGGCGACTGGGTGGTGCAGGCGCAGATCGACCTGCACGGCATGCGTCGCGACGAAGCCCGCGAAGCGCTTTCCGCCTTCCTGCATGACGCGGTCAAGCGCGGCCTGCGCTGCGTTCGCGTCATCCACGGCAAGGGTCTGGGGTCGGTGAACCGCGAGCCGGTGCTCAAGGACAAGGTGCGCGGCTGGCTCGCCCAGAAGAATGAAGTGCTGGCGTGGGCGCAGGCGCAAGGACGCGACGGCGGCGGCGGTGCGCTGGTAGTATTGCTGCAGGCTTCGCAGTCCAGAGCGTCTCGCCCGGGCGACTGA
- the trxB gene encoding thioredoxin-disulfide reductase, which translates to MSAAKHAKVLILGSGPAGYSAAVYAARANLNPVLITGIAQGGQLMTTTDVENWPGDPTGVQGPELMARMQAHAEHFNTEIIFDHIHTVHLNERPLRLVGDSGEYTADALIIATGASAQYLGLPSEEAFSGRGVSACATCDGFFYRGKEVCVVGGGNTAVEEALYLSNIASKVTVIHRRDKFRAEPILIDRLLEKAKQGVVELKYDSVLDEVTGDDSGVTGVRIKNTKTGAHEDISLHGVFIAIGHKPNTDIFDGQLEMKNGYIVTHSGLNGNATATSVPGVFAAGDVQDHVYRQAITSAGTGCMAALDAQRYLENLDQ; encoded by the coding sequence ATGTCTGCTGCCAAGCACGCCAAAGTCCTGATTCTCGGTTCCGGCCCCGCCGGCTATAGCGCCGCCGTGTACGCCGCGCGCGCCAACCTCAACCCCGTGCTGATCACGGGGATCGCCCAGGGCGGTCAGCTGATGACCACCACGGACGTCGAGAACTGGCCCGGCGACCCGACCGGCGTGCAAGGCCCCGAATTGATGGCCCGTATGCAGGCCCACGCCGAGCACTTCAACACCGAGATCATTTTCGATCACATTCATACGGTGCATCTGAACGAGCGTCCGCTGCGTCTGGTCGGCGACTCCGGCGAGTACACGGCCGACGCCCTGATCATCGCCACCGGCGCTTCGGCCCAGTACCTCGGCCTGCCGTCCGAAGAAGCATTCTCCGGCCGTGGCGTGTCGGCCTGCGCCACCTGCGACGGCTTCTTCTATCGCGGCAAGGAAGTGTGCGTGGTCGGCGGCGGCAACACGGCCGTGGAAGAAGCGCTCTATCTCTCGAACATCGCGAGCAAGGTCACCGTGATCCACCGTCGCGACAAGTTCCGCGCCGAGCCGATTCTGATCGACCGTCTGCTGGAAAAAGCCAAGCAAGGCGTGGTCGAGCTGAAGTACGACAGCGTGCTCGACGAAGTGACGGGCGACGACAGCGGCGTGACCGGCGTTCGCATCAAGAACACGAAGACCGGCGCGCACGAAGACATCTCGCTGCACGGCGTGTTCATCGCCATCGGCCACAAGCCGAATACCGACATCTTCGACGGCCAGCTGGAAATGAAGAACGGCTACATCGTCACGCACAGCGGCCTGAACGGTAACGCCACGGCCACCAGCGTGCCGGGCGTGTTCGCCGCCGGCGACGTGCAGGACCATGTCTACCGTCAGGCGATTACCAGCGCCGGCACGGGCTGCATGGCCGCGCTCGACGCCCAGCGTTACCTCGAAAATCTCGACCAGTAA
- a CDS encoding DNA translocase FtsK: MTTKSSYSAGAGSSLPNRVTHLFHEIRWMAQVALMVFLLMALFSYSRLDPSWTHAAHVERISNWAGRVGAWVADMLLLMLGLSAYWLVVFIARRVVSGYRRISARREAPPLRERLASGGWVEIVSSLMVLLSSAGIESLRLYRLKAQLPRGSGGVIGETVGGFFQHALGFTGGTLALLLIFAFGLSLLFHFSWLSAAEKIGALILDTGTVIRRRREARQDRRLGEEAAIAREGAVVQNRVRAEVHEPVQIVPPVKVVPKSERVEKEKQAPLFADLPDSILPPLALLDAAPVAQETVSAETLEFTSRLIEKKLKDFGVEVSVVAAYPGPVITRYEIEPATGVKGSQIVNLAKDLARSLSLVSIRVVETIPGKNYMGLELPNPRRQTVRMTEILGSEVYNSSSSLLTLALGKDIGGKPVVADLAKMPHLLVAGTTGSGKSVGINAMILSLLYKATAEQVRLILIDPKMLEMSMYEGIQHLLCPVVTDMRQAGHALNWVVAEMERRYKLMSKLGVRNLAGYNNKIDDAAKREEHIPNPFSLTPDEPEPLQRLPYIVVVIDELADLMMVVGKKVEELIARIAQKARAAGIHLILATQRPSVDVITGLIKANVPTRVAFQVSSKIDSRTILDQQGAETLLGMGDMLYMPPGTGLPLRVHGAFVSDDEVHRVVERLKEQGEANYVEGILDGATDGEDGGIDGAGAGTGEGGGESDPLYDQAVAVVLKQRRASISLVQRHLRIGYNRAARLLEQMEQSGVVSAMASNGNREILVPNREGE, from the coding sequence ATGACGACGAAATCTTCCTACTCTGCTGGTGCCGGATCGTCGTTGCCCAACCGGGTGACGCACCTTTTCCATGAAATCCGCTGGATGGCGCAAGTTGCGCTGATGGTGTTCCTGTTGATGGCGTTGTTCTCCTACAGCCGTCTGGACCCCAGCTGGACGCATGCGGCGCACGTGGAGCGTATCTCCAACTGGGCAGGGCGTGTCGGCGCGTGGGTCGCCGACATGCTGCTGCTCATGCTCGGCCTGTCCGCTTACTGGCTGGTGGTCTTTATCGCCCGGCGGGTAGTCTCGGGCTATCGCCGGATTTCGGCCAGACGCGAGGCCCCGCCGCTGCGCGAGCGGCTGGCCAGCGGCGGATGGGTGGAGATCGTCTCCTCCCTGATGGTGCTGCTCTCCAGCGCAGGCATCGAATCCCTGCGCCTTTACCGCCTCAAGGCCCAATTGCCGCGCGGCTCGGGCGGTGTCATCGGCGAGACGGTCGGCGGCTTCTTCCAGCACGCGCTCGGCTTTACCGGCGGCACGCTGGCGCTGTTGCTGATCTTCGCCTTTGGACTGTCGCTCCTTTTCCATTTTTCCTGGTTGTCGGCCGCTGAGAAGATCGGCGCGCTGATCCTCGACACCGGCACCGTGATCCGTCGCCGCCGCGAGGCGCGCCAGGACCGTCGTCTGGGCGAAGAGGCAGCTATCGCACGCGAAGGCGCCGTCGTGCAGAACCGTGTGCGTGCGGAAGTGCATGAACCGGTGCAGATCGTGCCGCCGGTCAAGGTGGTCCCCAAGAGCGAACGGGTCGAGAAGGAAAAGCAGGCGCCGCTGTTCGCCGATCTGCCCGATTCCATCCTCCCGCCGCTGGCGTTGCTCGATGCCGCCCCGGTGGCGCAGGAGACTGTCTCGGCGGAGACGCTGGAATTCACGTCGCGCCTGATCGAGAAGAAGCTCAAGGATTTCGGCGTCGAAGTGAGTGTGGTGGCCGCCTATCCCGGCCCCGTCATCACACGTTACGAGATCGAACCCGCCACCGGCGTGAAGGGCAGCCAGATCGTGAATCTGGCGAAGGATCTGGCGCGCTCGCTGTCGCTGGTGTCGATTCGCGTGGTGGAGACGATCCCCGGCAAGAACTACATGGGGCTGGAGTTGCCGAATCCGCGTCGTCAAACGGTGCGCATGACGGAGATTCTCGGCTCGGAGGTCTACAACAGTTCGTCGTCGCTTCTGACGCTGGCGCTCGGCAAGGACATCGGCGGCAAGCCGGTCGTGGCCGATCTGGCCAAGATGCCCCACTTGCTGGTCGCCGGTACCACCGGTTCGGGCAAGTCGGTGGGGATCAACGCGATGATCCTGTCGCTGCTATACAAGGCGACGGCCGAGCAGGTGCGCCTGATCCTGATCGATCCGAAGATGCTCGAAATGAGCATGTACGAAGGCATCCAGCATCTGTTGTGTCCGGTGGTGACGGATATGCGCCAGGCGGGGCATGCGCTGAACTGGGTGGTCGCGGAGATGGAGCGCCGCTACAAGCTGATGAGCAAACTCGGCGTGCGCAATCTGGCCGGGTACAACAACAAGATCGACGACGCGGCCAAGCGCGAAGAGCATATTCCGAATCCGTTCTCGCTGACCCCGGACGAGCCGGAACCGTTGCAGCGGTTGCCGTACATCGTGGTTGTGATCGACGAACTGGCCGACCTGATGATGGTCGTCGGCAAGAAGGTCGAAGAGCTGATCGCCCGGATTGCCCAGAAGGCACGCGCGGCTGGCATTCACCTGATTCTGGCGACGCAGCGTCCGTCGGTGGACGTGATTACGGGCCTCATCAAAGCAAACGTGCCGACGCGGGTGGCGTTCCAGGTGTCGTCGAAGATCGACTCGCGCACGATTCTGGACCAGCAGGGCGCCGAGACGTTGCTCGGCATGGGCGACATGCTTTACATGCCGCCGGGCACCGGGCTGCCATTGCGTGTGCATGGGGCGTTCGTGTCCGATGACGAAGTGCATCGCGTGGTCGAACGGCTCAAGGAGCAGGGCGAAGCGAACTACGTCGAGGGGATCCTGGACGGCGCGACCGACGGCGAAGACGGCGGTATCGACGGCGCGGGCGCAGGAACTGGCGAGGGGGGCGGCGAGTCCGATCCCCTGTACGATCAGGCGGTGGCCGTGGTGCTCAAGCAGCGGCGTGCGTCGATCTCGCTGGTGCAGCGTCATTTGCGCATCGGTTACAACCGGGCGGCGCGTCTGCTCGAACAGATGGAACAGTCCGGCGTCGTGTCGGCGATGGCGAGCAACGGCAATCGGGAAATTCTGGTGCCGAATCGCGAGGGAGAATAA
- the lolA gene encoding outer membrane lipoprotein chaperone LolA, giving the protein MLGFKRSLPLMVGAVGVTLAAMVAPVYASGTAQLKAFAAQVKSARGEFEQKQVKPQQGQDGAMKVTNNASGTFEFSRPGQFVWHYTKPYDQLLQADGTTLYVYDKDLNQVTERKLGDSLGASPAAILFGSNDIEKSFSLKDAGVKNGIDWVELKPKSQDTQFQRVGIGFRDGNLAAMELYDAFGNVTLLTFSNMQKNPSLPAGNFKFTVPKGADVIKG; this is encoded by the coding sequence ATGCTGGGATTCAAGCGCAGTTTGCCGCTCATGGTGGGCGCGGTGGGTGTCACACTGGCAGCGATGGTTGCACCGGTGTATGCCAGCGGCACGGCACAGCTCAAGGCGTTCGCGGCGCAGGTGAAGTCGGCACGCGGCGAGTTCGAGCAGAAGCAGGTGAAGCCGCAACAGGGGCAGGACGGTGCGATGAAGGTGACGAACAATGCCTCGGGCACGTTCGAGTTCTCGCGTCCCGGTCAGTTCGTCTGGCATTACACCAAGCCTTACGACCAGTTGTTGCAGGCGGACGGCACGACGCTTTACGTCTACGACAAGGATCTGAACCAGGTCACGGAGCGCAAGCTGGGCGACTCGCTCGGCGCGAGCCCGGCGGCCATTCTGTTCGGCAGCAACGACATCGAGAAAAGCTTTTCGCTCAAGGATGCCGGCGTGAAGAACGGCATCGACTGGGTGGAGCTCAAGCCCAAGTCGCAGGACACGCAGTTCCAGCGCGTGGGCATCGGTTTTCGCGATGGCAATCTGGCTGCGATGGAGCTTTACGATGCGTTCGGCAACGTGACCTTGCTCACGTTCAGCAATATGCAGAAGAATCCGTCGCTGCCGGCGGGCAATTTCAAGTTCACAGTGCCTAAGGGCGCCGACGTGATCAAGGGATAA
- a CDS encoding replication-associated recombination protein A, with product MPNDAPLSASVPLAERLRPHTIDDVIGQRHLLGKGKPLRVAFEAGRPHSMILWGPPGVGKTTLARLMADAFKAYFIALSAVLSGVKDIRDAVEAAQIQRAQGKQTVVFVDEVHRFNKAQQDAFLPHVESGLFIFVGATTENPSFEVNGALLSRAAVYVLKSLNDEELGEMVTRASLALGDIGFTDEARQGLIDSADGDGRKLLNNVEIVAQAAMSQDLEIIDEALLASVLAENLRRFDKGGDAFYDQISALHKSVRGSSPDGALYWLCRMLDGGADPRYLSRRIVRMAWEDIGLADPRAARIALDAAETYERLGTPEGELALAQAILYLASAPKSNAGYNAYNQARAFVGKDKTRAVPIHLRNAPTKLMKELGYGHEYRYAHDEPDAYAAGETYFPDDLRAQNWYRPVPRGLEGKIGEKLNWLKSLDAEWRRANVKDAKGRKTGDAPGRTPGAESKSSSSAATKTPPADTGEDESA from the coding sequence ATGCCAAACGACGCCCCACTGTCGGCTTCGGTGCCTTTGGCCGAGCGCCTTCGCCCCCATACCATCGATGACGTGATTGGTCAGCGTCATTTGCTGGGCAAGGGGAAGCCTTTGCGCGTCGCATTCGAGGCCGGTCGTCCGCATTCGATGATCTTGTGGGGGCCGCCGGGCGTCGGCAAGACGACGCTTGCCCGTCTGATGGCGGACGCCTTCAAGGCGTACTTCATTGCGTTATCGGCGGTGCTCTCCGGGGTCAAGGACATTCGCGACGCCGTCGAGGCCGCGCAGATCCAGCGCGCGCAGGGCAAGCAGACGGTCGTGTTCGTCGACGAGGTGCATCGCTTCAACAAGGCCCAGCAGGATGCCTTCCTGCCGCACGTCGAATCCGGTCTCTTCATCTTCGTTGGCGCGACGACGGAGAACCCGTCGTTCGAAGTCAATGGCGCATTGCTCTCGCGCGCGGCTGTCTACGTGCTCAAGAGTCTGAATGACGAAGAACTCGGCGAGATGGTCACGCGCGCGTCGCTCGCGTTGGGCGATATCGGTTTCACGGACGAAGCGCGCCAGGGGCTGATCGACTCGGCCGACGGCGATGGCCGCAAGCTGTTGAACAACGTCGAGATCGTGGCGCAAGCGGCGATGTCGCAGGATCTGGAGATCATCGACGAGGCGCTGCTCGCCAGCGTGCTGGCCGAAAATCTGCGGCGCTTCGACAAGGGCGGCGACGCGTTTTACGACCAGATCAGCGCGTTGCACAAGTCGGTGCGCGGCAGTTCGCCGGACGGCGCACTGTACTGGTTGTGCCGCATGCTCGACGGCGGCGCCGACCCGCGTTACCTGTCGCGCCGCATCGTGCGCATGGCGTGGGAGGACATCGGTCTGGCCGACCCGCGCGCGGCGCGTATCGCACTGGATGCGGCCGAGACGTATGAGCGCCTTGGCACGCCCGAGGGGGAACTGGCGCTGGCGCAGGCGATTCTTTATCTCGCGTCGGCGCCGAAGTCGAATGCGGGCTACAACGCGTATAACCAGGCGCGCGCGTTCGTCGGCAAGGACAAGACGCGAGCGGTGCCGATTCATCTGCGCAATGCCCCGACGAAGCTCATGAAAGAACTCGGTTACGGGCATGAGTATCGGTATGCGCACGATGAGCCCGATGCCTACGCCGCCGGCGAGACGTATTTCCCGGACGACCTGCGGGCGCAGAACTGGTACCGTCCGGTGCCGCGCGGGCTGGAGGGCAAGATCGGCGAGAAGCTCAACTGGCTGAAGTCGCTCGATGCCGAATGGCGTCGGGCGAACGTCAAGGATGCCAAGGGACGAAAGACGGGCGATGCGCCGGGCAGGACGCCGGGCGCCGAGAGCAAGTCGTCGTCATCCGCTGCCACGAAGACGCCGCCAGCGGACACAGGGGAAGACGAGTCCGCCTGA
- the serS gene encoding serine--tRNA ligase: MLDIQLLRKDLDGVAARLKTRGFSLDVAAFAALEAERKQIQTQTEELQARRNALSKQVGMKKGKGEDASAEIAEVGGIADTLKASSVRLEEIQTRLSDLLLGVPNLPHESVPVGSDETQNVEVRRWGTPREFDFTPRDHVDLGAALGLDFDAAAKLAGARFSVMKGGIARLHRALAQFMLDTHTSEHGYTETYVPYIVNAASMRGTGQLPKFEDDLFKVPRKVGGGDEGERIENFYLIPTAEVSLTNLVRDELLPGDALPLKMVAHTPCFRSEAGSYGKDTRGMIRQHQFDKVELVHVVRPEESYDALETLVGHAETILKKLGLPFRTLVLCTGDMGFGSAKTYDMEVWIPAQNTYREISSCSNMESFQARRMQARYRNAQGKPELVHTLNGSGLAVGRALVAVLENYQNADGSVTVPEVLRPYMGGIERLEPAAQTSK, encoded by the coding sequence ATGCTCGACATTCAACTTCTTCGCAAGGATCTCGACGGCGTTGCCGCGCGACTCAAGACGCGTGGCTTTTCGCTGGACGTGGCGGCGTTTGCCGCGCTCGAAGCGGAGCGCAAGCAGATCCAGACGCAAACCGAGGAGCTTCAGGCGCGTCGCAATGCGCTGTCGAAGCAGGTCGGCATGAAGAAGGGCAAGGGCGAGGACGCCTCTGCCGAGATCGCCGAAGTCGGCGGTATTGCGGACACGCTCAAGGCGTCGTCGGTGCGTCTGGAAGAGATTCAGACACGGCTGTCGGATTTGTTGCTGGGTGTACCGAATCTTCCGCATGAAAGCGTGCCGGTCGGCTCGGACGAGACGCAGAACGTCGAAGTGCGCCGCTGGGGCACCCCCCGTGAATTCGACTTTACGCCCCGCGATCACGTCGATCTGGGCGCGGCGCTCGGTCTGGATTTCGATGCTGCCGCGAAGCTCGCGGGAGCACGTTTTTCGGTAATGAAGGGCGGCATTGCACGGTTGCATCGGGCGCTGGCGCAATTCATGCTCGACACGCACACGAGCGAGCACGGCTACACGGAGACGTACGTGCCGTACATCGTGAACGCGGCGTCGATGCGCGGCACGGGCCAGTTGCCGAAGTTCGAGGACGATCTGTTCAAGGTGCCGCGCAAGGTCGGCGGCGGCGATGAGGGTGAGCGCATCGAGAACTTCTATCTGATTCCGACGGCGGAAGTGTCGTTGACGAATCTGGTGCGTGACGAGTTGCTGCCGGGCGATGCCTTGCCGTTGAAGATGGTCGCGCACACGCCGTGCTTCCGCTCGGAGGCGGGCAGCTATGGCAAGGACACGCGCGGCATGATTCGTCAGCATCAGTTCGACAAGGTCGAGTTGGTGCACGTGGTGCGTCCGGAGGAGTCTTACGATGCGCTTGAGACGCTCGTCGGTCACGCCGAGACGATTCTGAAGAAGCTGGGCTTGCCGTTCCGCACGCTGGTGCTTTGCACGGGCGACATGGGTTTCGGCAGTGCGAAGACGTACGACATGGAAGTCTGGATTCCGGCACAGAACACGTATCGCGAGATTTCGTCGTGCTCGAACATGGAGAGCTTCCAGGCACGTCGGATGCAGGCACGTTATCGCAATGCGCAGGGCAAGCCGGAGCTGGTGCACACGCTCAATGGCTCGGGGCTGGCGGTGGGACGCGCGTTGGTCGCGGTGCTGGAGAACTACCAGAACGCCGATGGTTCGGTGACGGTGCCTGAGGTGCTGCGCCCGTATATGGGCGGCATCGAGCGACTCGAACCGGCAGCGCAAACGTCGAAGTAA
- a CDS encoding TetR family transcriptional regulator, with the protein MDMFADETVRSARRKRQPSMTREAILDSAESLFALEGRAKTTLDDIARNANLTRGAIYVHFRSKDDVFDAMFRRAWDPIHDALDTCVDRRDDTVLRSLRDVLVSALQSLSTDARRRRMAEILLNKSEFIGDEVETVELVRANAEKAIVHITRALERAVVLKQLVETFDARAFARLIHSQFSGIVYDTLRLPNVATPGDGIHSLNTIFTLIERLYSRDPVTREGDLTSPAPIRDKPAFGIRNMDQRATSSATAPAYEAQPTAPSTHDASATVRPRPSPGRSPVTNCWAWSNESYDWMDFHTPYMSVE; encoded by the coding sequence ATGGATATGTTTGCTGATGAGACAGTGCGCTCGGCACGACGAAAAAGACAACCGTCGATGACTCGCGAAGCGATACTTGACAGCGCGGAATCGCTCTTTGCACTGGAAGGGCGAGCCAAGACGACGCTCGATGACATTGCGAGGAACGCCAACTTGACGCGTGGCGCAATTTACGTGCACTTCCGCAGCAAGGACGACGTTTTCGACGCCATGTTTCGACGCGCATGGGATCCGATTCACGACGCCCTGGACACTTGTGTCGACCGTCGGGATGACACCGTCCTTCGGTCTTTGCGCGACGTTTTGGTGTCTGCATTGCAATCGCTGAGTACCGATGCTCGTCGGCGTCGGATGGCCGAAATCCTGCTCAACAAGAGCGAGTTCATTGGCGACGAAGTCGAAACGGTTGAGCTGGTGCGTGCCAATGCAGAGAAGGCGATTGTGCATATCACGCGCGCCCTGGAGCGCGCCGTGGTTCTGAAGCAACTGGTGGAAACGTTCGACGCGCGGGCGTTTGCACGGCTCATTCACTCCCAGTTCTCCGGCATCGTTTATGACACGCTGCGCCTGCCGAACGTGGCGACGCCTGGTGACGGCATTCATAGCCTGAACACGATATTCACGTTGATCGAGCGCCTTTACTCGAGAGATCCCGTCACTCGAGAGGGCGATCTCACCTCGCCCGCCCCGATCCGGGACAAGCCAGCATTTGGAATCAGGAATATGGACCAACGCGCTACCTCATCCGCAACCGCACCCGCCTACGAAGCGCAACCGACGGCTCCGTCGACTCACGACGCGTCGGCGACGGTACGCCCCCGGCCCTCTCCGGGACGCTCGCCGGTGACGAACTGTTGGGCATGGTCGAACGAGTCCTACGACTGGATGGATTTCCACACGCCATACATGTCGGTGGAGTAA
- a CDS encoding electron transfer flavoprotein subunit beta/FixA family protein, producing MKILVPVKRVIDPNVKARVKPDGSGVDLANVKMAVNPFDEIAVEAAVRAKEAGVASEVIVVSCGPDQAQETLRTALALGADRAILVRTDADLQPLAVAKLLKQLVDREAPSLVICGKQAIDDDSNQTGQMLAALADMPQATFASEIRFSDGAAIVSREVDGGTETLCVELPAVVTTDLRLNEPRYVTLPNIMKAKKKPLASITPDELGVDVTPRLTIVSVSEPAARSAGIKVPDVAALLQKLKSEAKVIQEIGK from the coding sequence ATGAAAATTTTGGTGCCCGTCAAACGGGTAATTGACCCGAACGTCAAAGCACGCGTCAAACCGGACGGTTCGGGCGTGGACCTCGCCAACGTCAAGATGGCGGTAAACCCTTTCGACGAAATCGCCGTTGAAGCGGCCGTCAGAGCCAAGGAAGCCGGCGTCGCTTCCGAAGTCATCGTGGTGTCGTGCGGTCCGGATCAGGCGCAGGAGACGTTGCGCACCGCCTTGGCCCTGGGGGCCGACCGCGCCATTCTGGTCAGAACCGACGCGGATCTTCAGCCGCTTGCCGTCGCAAAACTACTCAAGCAATTGGTGGACCGGGAAGCGCCGTCCCTTGTCATTTGCGGCAAGCAGGCCATCGACGACGACTCGAATCAAACCGGTCAAATGCTCGCCGCTTTGGCCGACATGCCTCAGGCCACATTCGCATCGGAGATCCGCTTCAGCGACGGCGCGGCGATCGTCAGCCGCGAGGTCGACGGCGGCACCGAAACACTTTGCGTTGAACTGCCCGCTGTTGTGACGACAGACCTTCGTCTGAACGAGCCGCGTTATGTCACCCTGCCGAACATCATGAAGGCGAAGAAGAAGCCGCTGGCGTCGATTACGCCCGACGAGCTTGGCGTGGACGTCACGCCTCGACTCACCATCGTCAGTGTTTCCGAGCCGGCGGCGCGTAGCGCCGGCATCAAGGTCCCTGACGTCGCCGCGTTGCTTCAGAAATTGAAATCGGAAGCCAAAGTCATCCAGGAAATCGGAAAATGA
- a CDS encoding acetyl-CoA C-acyltransferase, translating into MREAVVVATARTAIGKAFRGAFNDTESPWLGAHVTRAVVERSGVEPELIDDVVLGVAAQQGTQGYNLGRLVARAAGLPETVPGASVDRMCSSGLMAVSMVAKSIMCGELDIAVAGGVESISLTQNKHKNAYRARSAAVLAMDPTAYIPMIETAELVASRYGISRQAQDEYALSSQQRVASAQRDGLFEPEIIPADVEKQLFDKEGNPSGKSRVVLGADEGNRADTSMASLSLLKPVWKDGEWVSKGEFITAGNSSQLSDGASACLLMSRDEANRRGLKPLGAYRGFAVAGCRADEMGIGPVFAIPKLLKRHGLSVADIGLWELNEAFACQVIYCRDQLGIPSERLNVNGGAIAIGHPFGMTGSRLTGHALLEGKRRGVRYVVVSMCIGGGMGAAALFEID; encoded by the coding sequence ATGAGAGAAGCTGTCGTTGTCGCCACTGCACGCACCGCCATCGGAAAGGCCTTCCGTGGGGCATTTAACGACACGGAGTCCCCATGGCTGGGCGCTCACGTGACGCGCGCCGTCGTTGAGCGCAGTGGCGTGGAGCCCGAACTTATCGACGACGTTGTCCTTGGGGTCGCAGCACAGCAGGGCACACAGGGATACAACCTCGGTCGTCTGGTCGCGCGAGCCGCCGGCCTGCCCGAGACGGTTCCGGGAGCGTCGGTGGATCGTATGTGTTCTTCGGGACTGATGGCCGTCTCGATGGTTGCCAAGAGCATCATGTGCGGCGAGCTCGATATTGCGGTGGCCGGTGGCGTGGAATCGATTTCGCTCACGCAGAACAAGCATAAGAACGCCTACCGCGCACGATCGGCCGCCGTGCTGGCGATGGATCCCACCGCCTATATCCCGATGATCGAAACGGCTGAACTCGTCGCGAGCCGCTACGGGATTTCCCGTCAGGCGCAGGACGAATACGCACTATCGAGTCAGCAGCGCGTCGCATCGGCGCAGCGAGACGGTTTGTTCGAACCGGAGATCATCCCTGCCGACGTCGAGAAGCAATTGTTCGACAAGGAAGGCAATCCGAGCGGAAAGTCGAGAGTGGTTCTCGGCGCGGATGAAGGTAATCGTGCAGACACGTCGATGGCGTCCCTTTCACTGCTCAAGCCGGTGTGGAAGGACGGCGAGTGGGTCAGCAAAGGCGAATTCATTACGGCGGGCAATTCAAGTCAGCTCTCCGACGGCGCGTCGGCATGCCTGCTGATGAGCCGCGACGAAGCGAATCGCCGCGGGCTCAAGCCGCTCGGCGCCTACCGCGGATTTGCGGTCGCGGGATGCCGGGCCGACGAGATGGGCATTGGCCCCGTCTTTGCCATCCCGAAGCTTCTGAAACGTCATGGTCTGAGCGTTGCAGACATTGGGCTCTGGGAGCTCAACGAGGCTTTCGCATGCCAGGTGATCTATTGCCGCGACCAACTGGGAATTCCTTCGGAGCGGCTTAACGTCAACGGCGGCGCGATCGCCATCGGCCATCCCTTTGGCATGACGGGGAGCCGACTGACCGGCCATGCACTGCTTGAGGGAAAGCGCCGTGGTGTCCGGTACGTGGTCGTTTCGATGTGCATCGGCGGTGGCATGGGCGCTGCGGCATTGTTCGAAATCGACTGA